Within the Nicotiana tabacum cultivar K326 chromosome 11, ASM71507v2, whole genome shotgun sequence genome, the region AAGGGAGAATGAAGAGTTTGTATTCTTTTAATTGTTGAGAGAGGAGCTACACCACCCCTCCACCCCACCCTGTCTAACACCACTATCTCAAATAAACACGTTTATATTTTCCTCTTCCAATAAAATATTTAAGAAGCTACTAGAAAAACCATGCAACTGAAAAAAGTTAGATTTCAGAGTGCCTATAAATAGGAAGACTACCTTAAACTTGTCATTCACGATCATAAGTATTTCCTCTCTTGTCAAGTGACACTTTCCTTAGCTTAGAAATATTGCATTAACACAAGTACTTATTATTGTACTTGATAATATAGACTGCATTTGGAAGTTTAGAATGGGGTATTCCAAAATTATAGGAGCAGCATTATTGATATTGCTCTTTGTTGATCTTGCTTTTGCTGCAAGATTTTATGGCGCAAGAGGAGGCGGTGGAGGTGGCggaggtggaggaggaggtggtggtggtggaggGTCAGCCTTGGGTGCAGGTTCAGGTTATGGTTCAGGGTATGGCTCTGGGGAAGGCTCTGGATATGGTGAGGCTGATGGAGTGTTTGGAAGTGGCGGAGGTggtggaggtggcggaggaggcgGTGGTGGTGGTGGCGGTGGAGCAAACTCGGGAAGGGGTAGTGGCTCTGGATATGGCTCAGGGTATGGATCGGGTGGAGGAATAGGAAGGGGTGGTGGAGGCGGAGGCGGAGGTGGCCAAGGCGGTGGCGGTGGTGGTGGCAGTAGCTCAGGAAATGGTTCAGGATATGGTTCAGGTAGTGGTAGTGGTTCCGGTTATGGAAGCGGTGgtggaagaggaggaggaggtggtggcggcggcggcggcggtggaggaggaggtggtggcAGCAGTGGCAATGGTTCAGGCTATGGTAGTGGCTCTGGCTATGGATCAGGATCTGGAGGCGATGAACCTTGAAGTATATAAGATGAAGTTCATTAATTTAAACATAATTCTATCTTTGCATATGGTTTTAGAAGTTGGTGAAATAAAATGCATGGTTTCACTTACCTTATTTATGTGGTTGGTGAACTTTGCATGCGTGCGTCTAATGAGTTTTTCAGTGTACGTGTTATATTTGCATGTTCAATACCATAATTTTCTGGCTTTGGGTAATAATATAGTATATTTTTCCTTTAGATATGTTTGGTATAACACGagtcatttttcaagaaaattcaCTTGCGAGCGGAATGTTATTTTCCTTGCAACTCTCTTAACTATAATTTTTATTGTTGGCTCCGAAACAGGTgaagtctgcgtacacattaccctccccaaactccactcgtgggattatactaggtttgttgttgttgttgttttagtaCTAAatgatatttttcaaaaaaaatccaaTTTACTAATATGAATGCAGTAACTAGTCATGGCATGGAAGTGTAATTCTGGAGCTTAGATTACTTGAGCTGAAGACAGCATGTTATGATGTTCCCAATTTATTAGcccaaaaaaaaagattttcctACTCAATTGATTCTCAGGCTAATTATAACTGCAGACTGTAGCCTGAGAAAGTATATATAATTGTTACATATGTTGTTGCTAATTGGCATAAGCTGAAATAGATGTTTGATATTGATGAATATGACCATTTCTACAAGACATGATAAAGGAATAAAAAGAATGTATCGAACCGACCCAAGAAGCCTCACCTCACCTCACCTCAATGTTACCTACTGAAAAATTACAAACAGTATAGAATGGTCATATATTCAGTCAATTGAATCAATTGCAATAGTTTTATTGCCGTAAGCTTTTGTTTCAAGGCTCTCAGTGAAACTTCTCTTCTGCCATGGATCAGCCTTTCACAAACTCATCACTGTATAATTGTCAGCATAGTTCCAAAATCACCACATGAAATTCCAGTTAtccattaagaaaataataaacaaaatatCTAGAAATAGAAATCCATCATGTTACCTCTCAGAAACTCTAGCTACTTTCTGAGATATCATGGACTCGGCCATACTGATCGCTCTTTGAGATCCTGTAATAGTTACCTTCCTGCAAAAGTCCGGAAGTTTTTTAAAACATTTGTGTGCTATCTATATACGCCATATATCAACATGCAAACACACAAACAAATCGAGGAAATCTTACCTGTCTGAAGTACCTGAAATGAAATCACCCCTATCTGATATCTTTATTCTAGCTCCACTTTGCTGCAAAGACACCAGATACTTAATTAGAACATGTAGGACAGGAAAAGATTGCAACTTCTTTATGCACCTGACTGATCTCCATTATACTCCTTCCGTTCCGGCCAAGAACTAAACCAATATGCTCATCAGCAACACCAATAGTGACAGAATTGTTCCTATCTTCCTGCAAAACCACCATAGTGCAGGTCAAAACTGATATCAAATCTGAcagatttaaaaattttaaaaataaaaagtagaaTCTTATCCAGAAACATGATAAGAACATTTCCATTATCAGCTTCAAAGCCAAtacaaagaaaaagaataagTTGACTTCACGCAAAAACGGGTTGCAAATCCAGTCAAAAGCATTAGGGCCAAAATAATTGTGTCCTCACAGAATTAGACTGGACGTTGTTCTGATATCTGTTATTTGGAAATCTCCCTCCAACTCCATTTCGTGGTCCATAGTTCATTCCAACATAAACTGCTAAGAAAATAGGCGGAAGTAAAAGTAGAATTCGTAATCAGAATATGACATTAAAAACAACTTTTAGATGCTGCATCAGCTACTACAATGATGTCCTAAATAAAACACCTAATAGTTTGGAAAACATTATAAAAGAGATGGCCATTACTGTAGTAGAAAAGTACACAAACAAGAAACTAGTACGGTCTTCCCTCCAATATTCATTTTCATGCCCTATGTACTGTAGAAAGCGCTACCAAAAGAATTGCACAAGCACAGATAATGATTAACACAGGGGAGCAGATCCTATTCCTCCTGAGCTATCACTTAAATGGAAGTATTACAATTTAACTAAATTTGAACAATACCTGCATAAGGAAACGGAGCATTCATGTTCTGTATATAATGAGAGTCTTCCGCCAACTTATGTAGAATCAATTCAATAGCCCGCATCTGCTCCCCAAGAGTTCCAGACACTATTACTAACCTATCATGCAGTCCTGGAAAATTGTCATCCTGAGAAGATATTTTTATGCCAGCATGAGAGTCTTCAATAAATGCCCTGGAAAAGAAAACCATCTATGTTAACACTAATTTGATGATTGCGTCGGCCATCTTTATTCTGCATCTCAAAGTTGTACTTAGAAAATAGTAAAACCTGTTCTGCTACctttctccaaaaaaaaaaaaaaggaaaacatgtTTCCTTTATATAGTTTTGGTCGCAGATGAAGTTCATGCTCTTTCACACTATGGTTACAACTTCATTAACTAAAATAGCCAGTGCTGTCTAAGGCACGCTTCAGAAGCCCTAAAGCTAATGCAAAATAGGATATGCATTTCGCGTCGCTTACATATCACTTCAGTGCAGGATCAAAACGCTAAGGCACGAACCTCATTACTTGGTTTTGTCTTGAATAGAACGACACTAAACAATATATATTTCACCTTTTCTTCACCAAATTCTAACTTTTTTCCAATTCATCTGCCCATATACTGTTGTTTCACTTTATAGCTATCATTcttgaactatatatatatatttttatctttcCCTTAAATTTCTTCTGTTCATATAACTCACCCTGTGTTTACGTTTTTCGCTTAAAGCTCCAAATAACTTCAGCACTTCTTTttgcttttcgcctttgataacactatATAATATTCCCTCAATTTGCAGATGAACTGTATGGTTATTATCCTAACTTTTCTTGTAGGCCCTCGATGTCCTAGGTCTttgaaaatcagtggtaaatagGAACCTTCCCATACTTTACACAAGAGAAAGTCGTAAGCATAACATAAAATAACGGACAACTTCAAGCATTTATTCAAAACACACTCCCATGTTACACATTAAAGACATCTGGTCTGGAATGGGATAGCAACACATTATCCCAGAGATTTCAGCCATGCAGACTAAGTTTAAAAGTGACTAAGTTCAAATATTCACATGGGACAAGGAACCCAGCCAAATCAACAAGAAGAATTGAACCACAGCTTCTAATGGAACAGACAATTTGTTTTAAAGGGGTGATAAACTAGGATGGCTTGCATGGCCCACGCAGTTGATCAAACTTTACTTAAAGTGAAAATGGGAATATCTTTCTTGTCAAGGTAAAGTCAGCTAATTCATTCCAGCGCAACGCTATGCCACGGCATACTTTATAAAACTGCAAATGCAGATTGATTATTATCATTATCAAAAGCAAATCAAGCATCTCCAGATCAGTAAATCTTTGCTCGGTGGAAGAGCTAGTTATGTTAAATGAATTATAAGACTATGAAACCTGCATGCATTTTCAGGAGCAACGTATTTTGGGGGAGGGGGCAAGAAAAATGCTTATaggacaaaaaatgaggaaaattcATACTTTATCATAGCTCCTCCCTTCCCAATAATTCCACCACAAGAGCTGTTGGGCACAACTAGTCTAACTTTTGATCGCGGGTCAACATTACCACCATCTTCAACATGAGACTGAATTGGAAGAAGATAGTTGTTTCAATCAATCTGTCAATAACAGTACAGCGAATGGGATTTAAAACATGATATTACCTCACATAGCAGTTTATTAAGAATAAAATCAACTGCCTTGAGTACATCTTCAACAGGCCCAGATACCATTACAATTCTATCTGTGGTACCAGGGAAAAATTCATTGTTGCGTGACAACTGAATTCTTGCCCCAGAACGAGATTGAAAGTCACTGATTGTTGAGCCACCCTTTCCAATAACTGAACCAGCCTCAGCATTTGATAGAAGGAACTTGACAGATATTGTATTCTCCTCATGGTCTGGAAATAACACAAACACAAGGGAGAAACATCAGCATTAAGTAAGAAGGGAACGAGAATCTGTGGCATAATCAATTAAATAGTTTGAGCAAATTACTGTAAACATGAAAAGAACTTGAtgctcaaaataataaaatgtaAAATGAAATTGTATACACATTACTAGTGTAATGATACCAAGCATCTTTACAGGCATAACTCCTAGTAACTGAAAGAGAGTTAGAACGTATTCTTACCTCTCAAAAGCAGCAAAAAAGACACATTCTCGTTTTAGGTACAAAACAGATAAGATACATGATCTCTCACTACAGCCCATTAAGCACATACTATCATCACAATGCAGGAAATCAAGTCAATCAGAAAATAATCAGACAGCATTTGACAAATAGTTAAGAGTGTATGCAAAATATAATTCTGTAACGACCGAATCTGAATATGAGGAAAAACAATGTAGCGGAAAGATAATTCTTTTAATGGGTAAATCTCAGCCTGTTAAACACATTTCTTCTCGCCACAAAATGGATGTAATATTGGAATTGCCTACAAAAAATTACGCCCATTCACTGTCTGACATGGTTCCTTTGATCTTAATGAAATTGCTGCTATTAAGGTAAAACACTTGGCATAAAAGAGAATGACTAGGAGGACTAGAAAATTATTATTAGCAATGATGTTACTGAACCTACTAGGCTGCTTAACTTGTAGCTTTTGTATATACTTGAACCTCCTTGTCGCCTCCTTTTGCCACACAACACTAGTCTGACTTATCAAGAGAGGGGAGGAATAGTAAGAGAAGCATCACCAAGGTGCATTGCCGCATCAAAAGATAGTTCTATTCCCATGGGTATATAGTTGATAATGGTAACAATGCAGCTCTGCTAAACAACTAGATGCGACACAGGCTTTCGAGATCAAGCAACTTTTTTGTTTAGTATTTCCGCAAGCAAAAACTTCTCCTCCAATCCGTAATGTAATgtgtttgaaagataatattaCTCTTCGGAAATTAATAACGACAGCATTAATAGCGGCACATATGTAGAATGTCAAGGCTCCATGTAAAATATCAAAATGCAATGAAGCTCAATGAGATACACTGTGTGACAAGGATCAAATCTTTGTCACATAGTGTGCCTTTTTTAATCAGAAACACCATGTAACCAGGATTGCAGCTCTCAGCTAAATCTGCAgatgaaaaatggaaaatgagCCTTTATCTCAAGAAATAGGAGAGGTCATGCCCTTCCAAAAAGTTATCATAATATCTTTTATAGAAGTTAAGGCTTCCTTCCAACAGAaactaaaaaacaaaaatcaaatctACCAAGAAATGCTTCTCAAGTTAATTAATGTAACTAAGTAGCCAAAACTGTTTTCGTCTCAAGACAACAAACAGGCACACTGCACAGAAATGAAAGAAGCACCAAGACATCTGGTTGAAAGCTCAGACTTCAGTCCAGTAAATACCAAGGTTACTAGTCTCATTCTAAAGGGTCCACCTCACGAACAGAATATTGAGAATGTAACAAAACTATGCAGATATGTACTGTATGCAGGGAAGTACTTATCATGGTTGAACCAAACATCCCATCATTAAACTCATAAACTGTCCACAAACTTGCAAGCTTCAATTATCCTTATGGGGTGTTTGGCTTGAAGCCCAAAACACTCATTTTGAATTTACTTTATCGAAATTGAAGGCAAAAAAATCTGTTTTTTGCATCATCTTTTGTAATTCTAAAATTGAAAGACTGACATCTTTTCTTAtttaactccctaaatttctaaatgatccttttttttttgggttacATTGGTACAAGCTAAATATTGATGGAGCCTTCAATAGGAATAATGCAACTTGTGGCTTAGGAGGTATTTTTAGAAATCGAGGTGGAGATTGGACCTTAGGGTTCACTTCAAAAATAAAAGGGATACTCAACACCTTCAGAATAGATACAGGACAACACCAATGTGTCCTATGTCAAGCATGCTCAACATCAAATTATCCCAAAATATATTGTACAAGCTATTGCAAAATAGCAACCTCTGGAAATTGAAGAGAAGAACATTAGCCCTCCTATAAAGCATATTGTCCAGCAATGAATGTATGCACAAACGTCGAGCAGGCACTTCTGCCTATTCAGTCAACTTTGGCAGCAATACTGCGTGAAAGAATTTGATTACCTAGTCCATTTGTATCTGATCAGGTTCTACTTACTCAAGATACTTTGCATGACCATGTTACCTTTGGTCCTAACTGCTacacataatatttttttatgataCTGAAGTGCAAACTGAGGATATGGATGTTCAAGACAAATGTATCATATCCCCGCATCCGTGTTATTCCATCTATGTTCCAAAGTGAAGATCTTTCTCCTAACACTTACGCAGCAATTGGACGGTATGCACACCTTTAGGAAGAATTGTTTTGCTTAGAATCCAATAGAACATTGATACAACTTTTCAACAATGTCTTGAGGCAGCCAACTTCTATTGGATTGTTCTCTGAATGttcctatattttttttaaaacgtgGCTTAGGAGAAAGAAGAAACTCATCCTGATATGACTCATTCAatcttttatatttattttggaactctTTTGTATCACTATGGGTAGTcggataatatttttttatgacaGTGATATCTTGACCAGCTTGCACACACCACCGGActtgcgcgcacctcgactattccaccgGGTAGCtactacctcccaccagcacagGTACCGGGTAACTCTAACCACTAAGCTTAGGCAAATGAGAAGAAATTCCTTATTCCAAAGCTTGCACCCACTTCAATGTACACAATGCCACACCCTTGAGTGCACTATGGTTAGTCTATAATCTAAATGTCAATCCCAAAATATTTCTACCTTATACATTTTATGTTTCCTCTATCTTAACTTAGTTAGGTTAAATCGAATGTGCTAACTACCTCACGCATTGCTTCTAATTTCTTTCTCATTTAACATAAAGCAGCCAcctttgttttttaaaaaaggagGGATCATTGCGCTTTTGATCCCTCAGTTATtggaaaattctcattttggtCCTTGTGATATTTCACTGTGCATATATTACCTTGAATTTGTTAAAATGTGGTTTTGGTCCCTTTACAAAGAAATTCGTTAAATTCATTTCATTGTGCATATATTAGCTTGAATTTATTAAAATGTacgtttttaattaatttaacagTTACTAATTGTTAAATTTGTGAAGATCCATTATCAGAAGAATAAAAAATGCACATTTCAATTGATTGAAGGTCAAATGTGCTTAACCAGATATCACAAGCATCAGAATCAAAACTTGTCCATATTTAAGGGACTAAAAGCGCAAATTCTCCATAAAAATCTAAAGGAACTTGCTCATGTTGCAAGTTCACACAGTTTCAGTCGAAAATAGTCAACAATGTGCAAAATCAGAATCTAATCAGCATTATTAATAAAATTTGACAGCAAATAAACAGCATAGAGCAGATCCGAAACctgaagaaggaggaggagaaagagatTTGCGAGGCGACGAAGAGTGCTCCTGCAGACCTTCAGTAGACGAATTGTAGTCAGATTGTGCTCCTCCTTCCATTGCCATTATTATCAGTATAAATTATGTGTGTAAAAATACAGAATTTATAGAGAATATATGGAGAAGCAGAAGCTGAAGATGTGATTATGTAAATATCTCTCACATGAAATGGAGAGAGAGTGGAAGCATATGCTAAGGAAGTGCTAATAATTAATATACGGaattgaagtttttttttttttttttttcttaatgcCGTGAAAGCCGCCTATTTTGGACTAAAAAACTAATTTGGCTTTTTTATTCTTTTGCAACTtgttttcccttttgtttttGCCAATAAAACCCAATGTACAGTTATTTACTCTATCTGATTCTTACACAAGTTTATCAAGTGGATTTGTAGGCTTCTGTAGTCAAGTTGGATTTTTCATTCCTACCCGATATACATAAATGGTCTGTATTAGGCTTATATCCAAATTCCTTGTGAGCATAGCTAATATTAGCACGAGTAAACATCACATCCCCATTTCTTGGAGCCTTTAGTTTAAGCAACTTCTCCAATATACTAACCAGCTTAGTAACTGGAACACTCTCAATTGTGCATTCCCCTTCTTCTTCCCACCACTTCCCGTACTCTTCTAAGTGGAGAAGAACTAAAACCATTAGAACCAATGGAGTATGCAGAATTTTGCATAAGCGGTGTCAccatttaaacaaataaaaaattgttgtaacatataaaaatataacttaaaaacaCAACAGGAAGCAGTAACATCCTTTCACGTTTAAAATAATTTACTATTGCTAGCTTCTGTAATTGTGACCTATGATCCATTGGTTTAGTGTTTTCGTAATGCCAAAGAGGTCAGCGGTACAAACCCCTTCAGGCACATCTATTTTCTGGAGGGGCACaaaaattttaaacaaaaaatgCAGCTACAGGTTCGAGCGCGCAACCTCACGCAGAATACTGCAGTCTCCGACCGCATGAGCTACACGGATCACACTGGTAAGCAGTGTCACTTTTATTATTTATCTGATTGTTGTATTTCTACATTTGAACTATACATACATAATTAGTAGAATAATTTGACAAAGCGGTGTCAATCCGCCCCTGATTAGAACAGTTATTCATCGAAATGACGGCAATATGTTTAGGTTAATATTAGCAGACCAGTTTTCGAAATGGCGGCAATATATTTACTCTTCGTTTTCATTATATCTCTCACCGCTTTCAAAGTTTGAATTCACGCATTATctctacccagttatatacaactacaatgtCATActacttaaatacaaattttatataaaatttatgcaatatgtcttttgtatattttgtatatgatttatacacagtaaaaataaatttcatacaactaattatatattacaaaatttatctacaactttcacacattatttctacccagttaaatataactacaataacatacaacttaaatataaattttgtacaatatgtcttttgtatattttgtatctgatttatacatagtaaaaataaattttatacagctaAACAGAAtataattttactacaatttcgtaaatataatgtatatcatgtcttcttcttcttctttttcgagtttcaatctgaaattcaggcaatatcaagtctaatcttcaccaaattaaaacaccctcaaaattgagatataaactccaaaccatattctcaattgtttgcaacaacgcacaatccaaataaataatggtttttgaaaacccaagttcgaattcaaagcttcaaagttttttaatggttgtcaattgTAGAATTGttgctctttttttctttgcattacattactgaaattagaaattgagagatagagagagacgtaaaGAGAATTCcaaattctttgcaacaacacccaattcaaacaaataatgtgtttgaaaacccaaattcgaattcaaagtttcaaagctttttaatagtTGTCAATactggaattgctgctctcttgtgCAAAATACGTGTGGGgggatgtggagagagaaacgtggaaGATACGTTAAAGTGattttaggacactaattattatcattaattctcttaaaatatacataaatggtaattggtatataaaatgtaattatagtaaAATTTGAGTCgtgagggtaatatagtttcatatagtgtataggaatgtaaaaattccattATAATTTTGTAGACAAtcttcttaaattattttgaacaAACCTAATGCTTTAAATTTCTcacaaaaattatatttaaaattcaGACTTACTTCTTCAAGTTTGTTCAATAATAATGATTACTTTTACAATCCAATTTTACCatccaaattttaaaaaattagtaCTCTAACCATAATTTGAGCACCAAACATAACAACGTAGAAATCAAGTTTTGTCGACTAACAAGTAACAATGTGAAGAAGAGAAATAGGTATATTCGAtatgttttttttactttttcagaTGACATGACTTAGAGAGACAGAAAGTAATGGAATAGAGTATAAAAGGAATAAATAATGATTGGTGACATTTTCGTGAtaatttttctgaaaaatattatTAGTGTATGTTGTAATAAAGGTTAGTTTTTCCTAGAGTAATAAAGTTAAATTTATTATCGTTTCCACAGTTTCTCTAATTGGATGTGCTTGAAGGGACTTTTTCTGTTAAACTAGATCATTATAATTAACTACTCAATAATTACCTCAGTCTAGGCGATCAACATTGTAACCAAAAATACTAAGTAGTGTAGTGCCCCATATGAAATCTCTCTTGATTTTATTAACTTAGCTTGCTTGATGATAATACCGGGGAGTTTGTGGAATACTTCCTAAACAAGCCTTTTCTCGGATGTACTTCAATAATTATAGTCAAACCGAGAAAGATGTATGAACCAAAGTCATTCATCTGACCAAGCaggaaattcaaaaaatatattccTGATTATATTGATTCGGAGATGATTGAAAAATCCATCCTACTTTTTTATACTATTCTATAAATTTCGTGTCTTTCATAAGCTTAAGGATTCACATCTATAAAGAGGAAAAAACTTTATTTTCCTTAACACGTCTTCTAAATGTAATCTTCTTCATGCAACTAATTGTAACTTATATTTAAAGATTGTCGGATGTAGAGATGAAAATTACCTTCGATATAATACGTATTAATAAAGATTTTCGGagtattaatatatttaaaatagcGAATGATCACTGATGTATAAAATATGTAGATAATCACATCTAGATAGATATAGAAATATACAGCAAGATTCAAATATACAATATACTTTCATCTATTGCATTATAAAAAGACAACTTTTGTATACCTTAAATTTTTGAATCATTTGAGAAATTATAGGTTttaaaattgaatcaaaatttaaataaatttttggTTAAGACACTATATTTTTTGAACCGGTGTTACCCATTTTCTAAAGGATGCATCAATTCTTTATGAAAAGGTCATCCAATTTTTGACGGTATATCCATTCTTAAAATGGTATGTTAGTTACCTTGTTGAATTTTTATAAATACTTATCTCACCAACCTGTAAATTAGATCTAGATCTTGGTTTCCCGATATGTCTTTCTATTTTGACTTTTCATATTGTCACTCTTTTTAAGAGTctgtttttttgttttcttttttttgaattcctataaaagcagtttgagagatttaAGTGTTCTCTGGAACTTCTATATGAGCATACATAAATGATTCTTAAGTAATAATATTTTGGGAGTGGGATGTCAATTTGTTATTTGCACTTGAATATATAGCGGCAATTAAAAATCTACTCTGAAAAATAATAACTTTATAGCATGCTTTAATTTGTTGATTACTTCATGTGTTATTATTTCATacagtgcttcttcttctttggctCTCTATAGTGACTATTGTGGTGATCGCTTTTATCGCAATTCCAACAAGTAATATCTTTGGATTgtcctctcctctttgattttgaTCTACCATGATCATAACTTTGtcttatttaattatttctccCCCTGCTTTCGGTATTAAAAGTAGATCCTGGGAATCACTTAATTCTCTTCGGCAAATATCTCCGCTTAGAATCAAGTCTCTAATATCATCCAATTTGAGTTTGGTACTTCTCGATAAACTGCTAATTGCAGTTATTATTGCAGACCAACTCTCCGGTAAAGATGATAGTAGAATCAACGCTCTGACTAGTCATCAAATGATATATAACATAACTCAAACTGAGCTAATATTACATTAAACTCAATGATATGTTCTGTAACGGATCCACCTTTATCATCTTCAAGTTGAACAATCGGCgcatcaaatagactttatttgaagcTGATGGTTTCTCGTACATATTTGATAATGTCTTCATCAAGCTTGCAGTCGTCTTCTCGTTAATGATGTTAAACGCCACATTTCGTATCAACGTCAAATGAATTACACCAAGTGCTTGCGATATAATAGATCTCAATCCTCTTTGGCCATAGAATATGGTTTTTTCCCGGTTAGATGTAAGTGTAATTTTTTCTGATACAAATAATTCTCTATCTACATTTTGCAAAATCTTTGTcattgaacttgtcaatcttaAATTTTCCTTCTTCTATTGTTATTTcttcacacaaaaaaaaaaattatgtgaaGATTACTTTGAATATTAACCGCGAATATAACTCTGTGCAGGAAAAATGTCTTAACCATATAAGGTAAACAACACTCACAATTGATGAACAGTGTTATCACTATTAATGAATAGTACTTCATTATTGTGAATAGTGTTAGTATTGATGATCAATAGCATCAcactattcttgtgaatagtaCATGCACCAATACCTTATTTTTCTACTAGATTTTGTGCTATGATACCGGTTATTGAAAATCATGTCAGGCAAATAGAGGGAAACAATaattaaaagagaaaagcaataaattgcataagacaagacaagatttacgtaGTTCGATAATTTTTGCTCACTCTACGGCCACAGAGAGAATAACTTTTTATTactaaagagaaagaagaagttgtgaGGATGATCTGCAAATGAAAAAGGCAAATACCCAGTTTTATTGTGTGCCTCACACAACTGACATTAGT harbors:
- the LOC107790382 gene encoding protein BTR1 isoform X2 — encoded protein: MAMEGGAQSDYNSSTEGLQEHSSSPRKSLSPPPSSDHEENTISVKFLLSNAEAGSVIGKGGSTISDFQSRSGARIQLSRNNEFFPGTTDRIVMVSGPVEDVLKAVDFILNKLLCESHVEDGGNVDPRSKVRLVVPNSSCGGIIGKGGAMIKAFIEDSHAGIKISSQDDNFPGLHDRLVIVSGTLGEQMRAIELILHKLAEDSHYIQNMNAPFPYAVYVGMNYGPRNGVGGRFPNNRYQNNVQSNSEDRNNSVTIGVADEHIGLVLGRNGRSIMEISQQSGARIKISDRGDFISGTSDRKVTITGSQRAISMAESMISQKVARVSESDEFVKG
- the LOC107790382 gene encoding protein BTR1 isoform X1 encodes the protein MAMEGGAQSDYNSSTEGLQEHSSSPRKSLSPPPSSDHEENTISVKFLLSNAEAGSVIGKGGSTISDFQSRSGARIQLSRNNEFFPGTTDRIVMVSGPVEDVLKAVDFILNKLLCESHVEDGGNVDPRSKVRLVVPNSSCGGIIGKGGAMIKAFIEDSHAGIKISSQDDNFPGLHDRLVIVSGTLGEQMRAIELILHKLAEDSHYIQNMNAPFPYAAVYVGMNYGPRNGVGGRFPNNRYQNNVQSNSEDRNNSVTIGVADEHIGLVLGRNGRSIMEISQQSGARIKISDRGDFISGTSDRKVTITGSQRAISMAESMISQKVARVSESDEFVKG